The Kutzneria kofuensis nucleotide sequence CCGGCCGTCGGGTTGAACTGGGGGACGTTGTCCAGCAGCGTCCCCAGGCCCACCTGGACCGGGAACTGGTCACTGCCGGGCAGCAACACGTAGGGCAGGAAGTAGTTCGTCCAGTTCGCGACGAAGCTGAAGAAGCCCACCAGCGCCACGACCGGCGCGGCCAGCGGCAGGGCGACGTGCCGGAAGGCCGCGAACTCCGAGCAGCCGTCGAGTTTCGCCGCGTCCAGCAGTTCCCGTGGCAGCGCCGTGCTGAAGTAGATGTAGGCCAGGTACACGCCGAACGGATAGAACGAGTACGGCAGGATGACCGACCACATCGAGCCGATCAGGTGGACCGCGTTGACTTCGAGGAACAGCGGCACGACCAGGGTCGCGTTCGGCATCAGCATGACCACGAGGGTCGCGACCAGCAGGGTGCGCCGGCCGCGGAACTCGGTCACGGCCAGGGCGTAGCCGGCCGGGATCGCCACGCACAGCGTGATCACCAGCGCCACGAAGGAGTAGACGGCGGAGTTGCGCAGCCACAGCAGGATCGCGCCGCCCTGGTATCCGGTCAGCGCGTCCCAGTTGGCGCGCAGCGCCTCCCAGGATCCGAACGACAGCGGGCTGTCGTGCACGAGCTGGTCGTCGGTCTTGGTGGCCGCCAGCATCAGCCAGATCACCGGCAGCACGAAGAAGACCGCGAACAGCACCAGGACGGCGCCGGCCAGCGGGTTGGGGATCGGGCGCCGGGCGCGACGGGCCGATCGGGAGGTCGCGACCGTGGCCGGCCGCGTGTCCGTCCCGACGGGGGCGGTGTCAGTCGGCATCGAAGAACCCCGAGCGCACGACGAAGACGGCGGCGACCACGAGCCCGACCACCAGCAGCTCGACGGAGATCGCCGCGGCGGTGTTCACGTTGTCGTTCTGGAAGGCGAAGTCGTAGGACAGCTGGTTGGGTGAGTAGTCCCGGCCGGCCACCCCCACGCTGGCCTGCGACAGCAGCTGCGGCTCGACGAACAGCTGCGTGCCGCCGGCGAACGCGAGGATCACCATGTACACGATCCACTTGCGCAGCAACGGAATCTGGATGCGCCGCGCGGTCTGCCAGGCGCCGGCGCCGTCGATCCGGGCCGCCTCCAGGATGTCCGGGGAGATGGTGTTCAGCGCCCCGTGCATCACCACGATCCAGCCGCCCGCGCCGGTCCAGAACGCGATCATGGCGAACAGCACCGGCAGGTTGCCCGGCGCGATGACCTGGCCGAAGGTCTCGAAACCGGCGGCCCGCAGCAGGAAGCCGACGGGGCTGACGACCGGGTCGAGCACGAACAGCCACACCATCACACTGGCGGCGCCGGCCAACGCACCGGGCAGGTAGTAGAGGAAGCGCAGCGTCCGGCCGACGCCGCGCATGCCCGGTCGGTGCAGCAGGAGCGCGAGCCCGACCACGAACACGACCAGGCCGGCCAGCCAGAACACCAGGTACAGCGCGACGTGTCCGATCGCCGGCAGGAAGCGGAAGTCGGCCGCGGCGACGCCGAAGTTGGACAGTCCCGCGAAGGCGCCGCCGGCGTCGGTGAAGGCGAAGTAGATCGCGTAGACGGTCGGCACGATGCCGAACGCGACGAGCAGGACCAGGTAGCCGGCGACGAAGGCGTGTCCGGCCCGGCCCGACCGGCGCCGACGAGTCGCGCCGGCGGCGGTCGTCACTGGGTGACCTCGTAGCCGTCGGACCGGGCGTAGTTCGCGATCGCTTTCTGCCACGCGGGCAGCAGGGAGACGATGGTCTTGCCGGCGGTCAGCCCGGGAGTGACGGTGGCGGCCCAGATCGCCTCCTGGCTGAACTGCCCGTAGCCCCAGTCCGGCCACACCTGCCCCGCGGCGGACTGCAGCGGCGCGGTGATGTCGTTGGCGTAGTAGCCGGAGGCCGCCTGGTTGGCCAGCCAGGTCTTGGCCGCCGGCGCGTACGCCGGGTAGCCGACGGCCACCTTGCCCTGGTAGTCGTCCGAGGTGGTCACCCAGGTCAGGAAGTCGGTGGCGGCCTTGAGATGGGTCGAGTGCGCCGACAGCAGCCACGTGCCGCCGCCGACGTTGCCGACGGCCGGCGTGGCGTCGTCGGACCAGTGCGGCATCGGCGCGACCGCGACCTGTCCCTTCGGCGCCTTGAACGTGCCCTGGAACAGCGAGCCGCCGTACCAGGAGGGGCCGGGCATCATCAGGATCTTGTCGGCCTCGTTCTTGTCGAAGTCCGAGGAGAACACGCTGCTGGTCGACATGCTCTTGGCCGCGATCAGGTCGTCCAGCAGCGACGCCATCCGGGTGCACGCGGCGCTCGTGGTGTTGACGGTGACCGCCTTCGGCCCGGTGATGTGGTTGGCGCCGCACTTGCCGGCCCAGAGGTAGATCTCCGGGGCGAAGGTGTCCCCGGCCACGCCGACCAGGTAGCCCGGGTGTTCCCTGGCGACCTTCTCGCCGAGGGCCTTGTACTGCTCCCAGGTGGTGGGCACCTGGTAGCCCCACTGGGTCATCAGCGCCGCGTTGTACCACAGCACCGTCTGCGCCAGGTCGTTGCGCAGGCAGTAGATCGTGCCGTCCACCATGCACGGCTGGTTCGCGTTGAGCGCCCAGCCGGCCAGCAGGGACGGCGGCAGCAGGCCCTTGTTCAGCGGGGCGGCGAACCGGGCCGTGACCGCCCACGTCGCCTCGTTGTTCTGCGAGCTGAACACCACGTCGGGCCAGCCGTTGCCGGTGCGGTTGAACAGGCTGACCTTGGTCTGCAGGTAGTTCGACCCGTTCGCGTCCCCGTCGTAGGTGACGATGTCCATCTTCACCGCGGGGTTCTGCTTCTGGTACAGCTGGGCGGCGGCCAGCCGGGTCGAGTCCACCCACACGGTCAGCGGACCGGCGGACTGCGGGGCCTGCGTGAAGCCGTCCTTGGCGCCACTCGCGGTCGAGTCGCCCGCGCCGCCGCAGGCGGTGGCGGCCAGCGTGAGGGCGGCGCCGATGGCCAGCGCGGTGACCGTCCGCCGGGAGGGGGATCTTCCCGCGCGGACGGCGCGGATCCTACGCATCATTGGCTTGCTCCACGACGGTGTGGCGCCCGACCGGGTGGGCGAGGCGGCGGGTGAGCAGTGCTGAAGACGTCCAAAA carries:
- a CDS encoding carbohydrate ABC transporter permease, with product MPTDTAPVGTDTRPATVATSRSARRARRPIPNPLAGAVLVLFAVFFVLPVIWLMLAATKTDDQLVHDSPLSFGSWEALRANWDALTGYQGGAILLWLRNSAVYSFVALVITLCVAIPAGYALAVTEFRGRRTLLVATLVVMLMPNATLVVPLFLEVNAVHLIGSMWSVILPYSFYPFGVYLAYIYFSTALPRELLDAAKLDGCSEFAAFRHVALPLAAPVVALVGFFSFVANWTNYFLPYVLLPGSDQFPVQVGLGTLLDNVPQFNPTAGALAVQRPEVALATLVAITPVLLVFLFSQRFLVAGLLAGATKD
- a CDS encoding carbohydrate ABC transporter permease, which encodes MTTAAGATRRRRSGRAGHAFVAGYLVLLVAFGIVPTVYAIYFAFTDAGGAFAGLSNFGVAAADFRFLPAIGHVALYLVFWLAGLVVFVVGLALLLHRPGMRGVGRTLRFLYYLPGALAGAASVMVWLFVLDPVVSPVGFLLRAAGFETFGQVIAPGNLPVLFAMIAFWTGAGGWIVVMHGALNTISPDILEAARIDGAGAWQTARRIQIPLLRKWIVYMVILAFAGGTQLFVEPQLLSQASVGVAGRDYSPNQLSYDFAFQNDNVNTAAAISVELLVVGLVVAAVFVVRSGFFDAD
- a CDS encoding ABC transporter substrate-binding protein, with product MMRRIRAVRAGRSPSRRTVTALAIGAALTLAATACGGAGDSTASGAKDGFTQAPQSAGPLTVWVDSTRLAAAQLYQKQNPAVKMDIVTYDGDANGSNYLQTKVSLFNRTGNGWPDVVFSSQNNEATWAVTARFAAPLNKGLLPPSLLAGWALNANQPCMVDGTIYCLRNDLAQTVLWYNAALMTQWGYQVPTTWEQYKALGEKVAREHPGYLVGVAGDTFAPEIYLWAGKCGANHITGPKAVTVNTTSAACTRMASLLDDLIAAKSMSTSSVFSSDFDKNEADKILMMPGPSWYGGSLFQGTFKAPKGQVAVAPMPHWSDDATPAVGNVGGGTWLLSAHSTHLKAATDFLTWVTTSDDYQGKVAVGYPAYAPAAKTWLANQAASGYYANDITAPLQSAAGQVWPDWGYGQFSQEAIWAATVTPGLTAGKTIVSLLPAWQKAIANYARSDGYEVTQ